From the genome of Deltaproteobacteria bacterium, one region includes:
- the tsaB gene encoding tRNA (adenosine(37)-N6)-threonylcarbamoyltransferase complex dimerization subunit type 1 TsaB, with product MAGASRFLILALETATPCGSVALVSGDIVLANARLPEGRQASGTIIPAFDGLFRDARAAAVDVTHVAVSAGPGSFTGLRVGMAAAKGFCYGIEARIIPVPTLHALALRFPFTGGTVCPVLDAKKNEVYSALFRWDDGECRRIQSDIAVAPESLPDRLPGGKVFFCGDGAFSFRAFFVERLGDRAVFPPDGNGRPDASSVGILASRLLLEGAEADVRTLVPAYLRSPEAEVKRRG from the coding sequence TTGGCCGGAGCATCCCGGTTTTTGATCCTCGCCCTCGAGACGGCGACGCCGTGCGGCAGCGTCGCGCTCGTTTCCGGAGATATCGTTCTCGCGAATGCCAGGCTCCCCGAGGGACGACAGGCATCCGGGACGATCATTCCCGCATTCGATGGACTATTCCGGGACGCCCGCGCGGCGGCGGTCGATGTGACCCACGTTGCAGTGTCTGCGGGACCCGGCTCCTTCACCGGTTTAAGGGTCGGGATGGCCGCCGCCAAGGGTTTCTGCTACGGCATCGAGGCGCGGATCATCCCGGTGCCGACGCTCCACGCGCTGGCGCTGCGCTTCCCGTTTACCGGCGGAACGGTGTGCCCGGTCCTTGACGCGAAAAAGAACGAAGTCTATTCCGCCCTGTTCCGCTGGGATGACGGAGAGTGCAGGCGGATACAATCCGACATCGCCGTAGCGCCGGAATCCCTGCCGGACCGCCTGCCCGGCGGCAAGGTTTTCTTTTGCGGCGACGGAGCGTTTTCGTTCCGGGCGTTCTTCGTGGAACGTCTCGGGGACCGGGCGGTTTTCCCACCCGACGGGAATGGCCGTCCCGATGCGTCGAGCGTGGGAATCCTGGCCTCCCGGCTCCTTCTCGAAGGGGCGGAGGCGGACGTTCGGACCCTTGTCCCCGCCTACCTCCGTTCCCCGGAGGCGGAAGTCAAGCGCCGGGGGTAG
- the ilvN gene encoding acetolactate synthase small subunit, whose translation MRHTISVLVENEFGVLSRVSGLFSGRGFNIESLSVAETVDPSVSRMTIVTSGNDQIIEQILKQLNKLISVIKVVDLTGADTVDRELVLIKVNADPETKTEVLRLVDIFRAKIVDVAPRCYTVEMTGDEAKVKAFLQLLRPVGIKEVVRTGLVSIARGM comes from the coding sequence ATGCGCCACACCATTTCAGTGCTCGTCGAGAACGAATTCGGGGTTTTGAGCCGCGTCTCGGGCCTCTTTTCCGGCCGCGGTTTCAACATCGAATCCCTCTCGGTCGCCGAGACGGTGGATCCTTCCGTTTCGCGGATGACCATCGTAACCAGCGGCAACGACCAGATCATCGAGCAGATCCTGAAGCAGCTGAACAAGCTCATCTCGGTCATCAAGGTCGTCGACCTCACGGGAGCCGATACGGTGGACCGGGAGCTCGTCCTTATCAAGGTAAACGCCGACCCGGAGACGAAGACCGAGGTTCTGCGGCTCGTGGACATATTCCGGGCGAAGATCGTGGACGTCGCGCCCCGGTGCTACACGGTCGAGATGACCGGAGACGAGGCCAAGGTAAAGGCATTCCTCCAGCTTCTCCGGCCGGTCGGCATCAAGGAGGTCGTTCGCACCGGGCTGGTGTCGATCGCACGGGGCATGTAA
- the ilvB gene encoding biosynthetic-type acetolactate synthase large subunit: MKMSGAEIFVKALADLGVDVVFGYPGGAVLHIYDELFKNTKVRHLLTRHEQGAVHMADGFARASGRTGVALVTSGPGATNTVTGIATANMDSIPIVVFSGQVPTLMIGNDAFQEADIVGITRPCTKHNYLVKETKDLARIMKEAFYLASTGRPGPVLVDMPKDVLMSTAEYVLPKEVSVRGYHPNYEGHPKQVESAIRALLEKERPVLYVGGGIILSSAASLLTDFARILGIPVTPTLMGMGAFPGTDPLYMGMLGMHGTYQANMAISHSDMIVALGARFDDRVTGKVDEFAPHAKIIHVDIDPTSIQKNVPVDIPIVGDLKDVLKKMIKLVKGTKEAAAYREKIAPWREQVRKWATTHPLSYKKTKGKIKPQYVVEQVYELTKGNAIVATEVGQNQMWAAQFYKYDRPRTFLSSGGLGTMGYGFPAAIGAQVAMPGKLVVDIAGDGSIQMNIQELATAVQYRQPVKVVILNNGVLGMVRQWQELFFQGKYSQTCLPQIPDFVKLAEAYGAKGFRATRTEDVAGVLKKGFEADGPVFIDIACDPNEMVYPMVPAGAPLTKMLLV, encoded by the coding sequence GTGAAGATGAGCGGAGCGGAAATATTCGTAAAGGCGCTGGCCGACCTCGGCGTCGACGTGGTGTTCGGATATCCCGGCGGCGCGGTCCTGCACATCTACGACGAGCTGTTCAAGAACACGAAAGTGCGGCATCTCCTGACGCGGCACGAGCAGGGAGCCGTCCACATGGCGGACGGGTTCGCGCGGGCCTCGGGCAGGACCGGCGTCGCCCTGGTGACCTCCGGCCCCGGCGCGACGAACACCGTTACCGGCATCGCCACGGCGAACATGGACTCTATCCCCATCGTCGTGTTCAGCGGGCAGGTGCCCACGCTCATGATCGGGAACGACGCGTTCCAGGAGGCCGACATCGTCGGCATCACCCGTCCGTGCACGAAGCACAATTACCTGGTCAAGGAGACGAAGGACCTGGCACGCATCATGAAAGAGGCGTTCTACCTGGCATCGACCGGAAGGCCCGGGCCGGTGCTGGTCGACATGCCTAAGGACGTGCTCATGAGCACGGCCGAATACGTCCTTCCGAAGGAAGTCAGCGTGCGCGGCTACCATCCGAACTACGAAGGGCACCCGAAGCAGGTGGAAAGCGCCATCCGGGCCCTTTTGGAGAAGGAGCGCCCGGTCCTCTACGTGGGGGGCGGGATCATACTATCGAGCGCCGCCTCCCTGCTCACGGATTTCGCGCGCATCCTCGGCATCCCCGTAACGCCGACGCTGATGGGAATGGGGGCCTTCCCCGGCACCGACCCGCTGTACATGGGGATGCTCGGCATGCATGGCACCTACCAGGCGAACATGGCGATATCGCACAGCGACATGATCGTGGCGCTGGGTGCGCGCTTCGACGACCGGGTGACGGGAAAGGTCGACGAGTTCGCCCCGCATGCCAAGATCATCCACGTCGACATCGACCCGACGTCGATCCAGAAGAACGTGCCGGTCGACATCCCCATCGTGGGGGACCTTAAAGACGTTCTCAAGAAAATGATAAAGCTCGTCAAGGGCACGAAGGAAGCGGCGGCGTACAGGGAAAAGATCGCCCCCTGGCGGGAGCAGGTCAGGAAGTGGGCCACCACCCACCCCTTGAGCTACAAGAAGACGAAGGGGAAGATCAAGCCCCAGTACGTCGTCGAGCAGGTATATGAGCTCACGAAAGGGAATGCGATCGTAGCGACCGAGGTCGGTCAGAATCAAATGTGGGCCGCGCAGTTCTACAAGTACGACAGGCCTCGGACGTTTCTCTCCTCGGGCGGGCTGGGTACGATGGGGTACGGGTTCCCCGCCGCGATCGGAGCCCAGGTGGCGATGCCGGGGAAACTCGTGGTCGACATCGCCGGGGACGGCAGCATCCAGATGAACATCCAGGAACTGGCGACGGCGGTCCAGTACCGGCAGCCGGTGAAGGTGGTGATCCTGAACAACGGGGTGCTGGGGATGGTCCGCCAATGGCAGGAGCTCTTCTTCCAGGGAAAGTATTCGCAGACGTGCCTGCCTCAGATCCCCGATTTCGTGAAGCTGGCCGAGGCGTACGGCGCGAAAGGGTTCCGCGCGACCCGCACGGAGGACGTGGCGGGGGTCCTCAAGAAAGGCTTCGAAGCCGACGGGCCGGTGTTCATCGACATCGCCTGCGACCCGAACGAGATGGTCTACCCGATGGTGCCCGCGGGGGCGCCGCTTACGAAGATGCTGCTGGTCTGA
- the leuC gene encoding 3-isopropylmalate dehydratase large subunit, with the protein MGMTLTEKILAKHAGKDRVEPGELILAKVDLALGNDVTSPIAIDAVRKMGVREVFDRERIALVPDHFAPNKDIKSAGQMKMMREFAREYGIVNYFEVGRMGIEHVLLPDEGLVVPGDLVIGADSHTCTYGALCAFSTGVGSTDLAAAMISGEVWLKVPDALRIVLTGKPGKWVEGKDVILHIIGKIGVDGALYQSMEYAGDGLAHLPMAWRFTVSNMAIEAGAKNGIFPFDAATRAYAEARAKRKFEVVEADREAKYAAGMSVDLSSLEPQVAFPHLPENTRPLSQVGNVPVDQVVVGSCTNGRIEDLRSAAAVLRGRKVHDGVRMLIFPATQEIYLQAMREGLMEVFVTAGAAFSTPTCGPCLGGHMGVLAKGERAIATTNRNFVGRMGHPESEVYLANPAVAAASAVLGRIASPAELGL; encoded by the coding sequence ATGGGCATGACGCTTACAGAGAAAATCCTCGCTAAGCATGCGGGGAAAGACCGGGTGGAGCCCGGGGAACTCATACTGGCCAAGGTAGATCTCGCACTCGGCAACGACGTTACGAGCCCCATCGCGATCGACGCGGTACGTAAGATGGGGGTCCGCGAGGTGTTCGACAGGGAAAGGATCGCCCTGGTCCCGGACCACTTCGCCCCGAACAAGGACATAAAGTCCGCCGGGCAGATGAAGATGATGCGGGAGTTCGCCCGCGAATACGGCATCGTCAACTACTTCGAGGTCGGCCGCATGGGGATCGAGCACGTCCTGCTTCCGGACGAGGGGCTCGTCGTTCCCGGGGACCTCGTGATCGGCGCCGACAGCCACACCTGCACCTACGGCGCCCTGTGCGCCTTTTCAACCGGCGTCGGAAGCACCGACCTGGCCGCGGCGATGATCTCGGGCGAGGTGTGGCTCAAGGTTCCCGACGCCCTGCGCATAGTCCTCACCGGCAAGCCGGGGAAGTGGGTGGAGGGGAAGGACGTCATCCTCCACATCATCGGAAAGATCGGCGTGGACGGCGCGCTCTACCAGTCGATGGAGTACGCCGGAGACGGGCTCGCCCATCTTCCCATGGCGTGGCGGTTCACGGTATCCAACATGGCGATAGAAGCGGGCGCCAAGAACGGGATCTTCCCGTTCGACGCCGCGACCCGCGCCTACGCGGAAGCGCGCGCGAAACGGAAGTTCGAGGTCGTCGAGGCCGACCGGGAGGCGAAATACGCCGCCGGGATGTCTGTGGACCTTTCGTCGCTCGAACCGCAGGTGGCCTTCCCGCACCTGCCGGAGAACACGAGGCCCCTTTCGCAGGTGGGCAACGTGCCTGTGGACCAGGTGGTCGTGGGCTCCTGCACCAACGGCAGGATCGAGGACCTGCGAAGCGCGGCCGCCGTGCTGCGGGGGCGCAAGGTGCACGACGGCGTGCGGATGCTCATCTTCCCCGCCACGCAGGAGATCTACCTCCAGGCGATGCGGGAAGGGCTGATGGAGGTCTTCGTCACGGCGGGCGCCGCGTTCTCCACCCCCACGTGCGGGCCCTGCCTGGGCGGACACATGGGAGTGCTCGCCAAAGGGGAGCGGGCGATCGCCACGACCAACCGCAACTTCGTCGGCCGCATGGGACACCCGGAGAGCGAGGTCTACCTCGCAAATCCCGCCGTCGCGGCGGCCTCGGCCGTCCTCGGCCGCATCGCGAGCCCGGCCGAATTGGGACTTTAA
- the ilvC gene encoding ketol-acid reductoisomerase, whose amino-acid sequence MKILREKDAKLATLKRKTIAILGYGSQGHAHANNLKESGMNVIVGELPGSPASKKAEDAGFEVLDASSAVAKADVVCMLLPDELQGRIYRDSVGPNLKKGAFLLFAHGFNIHFGQIVPGDDINVIMVAPKGPGHLVRSQYLKGEGVPALIALHQDPSRKSKEVALAYAAGIGAARAGVIETTFREETETDLFGEQAVLCGGVTALVLAGYETLVEAGYAPEMAYFECLHELKLIVDLIYEGGISTMRYSISNTAQYGDLTRGPRVITDETRKEMKRMLEEVRNGSFAREWMLENQANRPMFNALTKRGEEHPIEEVGRRLRALMPWIAKGRLVDKSKN is encoded by the coding sequence GTGAAGATACTGCGGGAGAAGGACGCAAAGCTCGCCACGCTCAAGAGGAAGACTATAGCGATCCTCGGGTACGGCAGCCAGGGGCACGCCCACGCGAACAACCTGAAGGAAAGCGGGATGAACGTGATAGTCGGAGAGCTGCCGGGAAGCCCCGCTTCGAAGAAGGCGGAGGATGCCGGGTTCGAGGTGCTCGACGCGTCGTCGGCCGTCGCGAAGGCGGACGTGGTCTGCATGCTTCTCCCCGATGAACTTCAGGGGCGGATCTACCGGGACTCGGTCGGGCCGAATCTGAAAAAAGGGGCGTTTCTCCTGTTCGCCCACGGCTTCAACATCCATTTCGGGCAGATCGTGCCCGGGGACGACATAAATGTAATCATGGTTGCGCCGAAGGGACCCGGCCACCTCGTCAGGTCGCAGTACCTGAAAGGTGAAGGAGTGCCGGCTCTCATCGCCTTGCATCAGGATCCCTCACGGAAGAGCAAGGAAGTCGCGCTTGCCTACGCGGCGGGGATCGGCGCCGCGCGCGCGGGGGTGATAGAGACGACCTTCCGCGAGGAGACGGAGACGGACCTGTTCGGAGAGCAGGCTGTCCTCTGCGGCGGCGTCACCGCGCTGGTCCTGGCGGGGTATGAAACGCTCGTCGAGGCGGGTTATGCGCCGGAGATGGCGTACTTCGAATGCCTGCATGAATTGAAACTCATCGTGGACCTGATCTACGAGGGCGGGATCTCCACGATGCGGTATTCGATCAGCAACACGGCTCAGTACGGCGACCTGACGCGCGGCCCGCGGGTCATAACGGATGAGACCCGGAAGGAAATGAAGCGGATGCTGGAAGAGGTCCGGAACGGTTCCTTCGCCCGCGAGTGGATGCTTGAGAACCAGGCCAACCGTCCCATGTTCAACGCGCTCACGAAACGGGGAGAAGAGCACCCGATCGAGGAGGTCGGGCGACGGCTCCGCGCCCTGATGCCGTGGATCGCGAAGGGACGGCTGGTTGACAAGTCGAAGAACTGA
- a CDS encoding YdcH family protein — protein sequence MAALLETNPEFKNLVHEHRMLDDKLKELDRKVYLTPDEEMERKRLQKLKLAKKDQIAKILTGQ from the coding sequence ATGGCGGCTCTTCTCGAAACCAATCCGGAATTCAAGAACCTGGTCCACGAACACCGGATGCTCGACGATAAACTGAAGGAACTCGACCGGAAGGTCTACCTGACGCCCGACGAGGAAATGGAACGGAAGCGTCTGCAGAAACTGAAGCTGGCCAAAAAGGATCAGATCGCCAAGATTCTTACCGGCCAATAG
- a CDS encoding phosphatidylserine decarboxylase family protein encodes MIAPEGIPFVLGAAGVTAALFFVWPKSVPLAAVALVLTAFMAWFFRDPERVPPPEPGAVISPADGKIVFCGDFPPGRYSAEPVKMVSVFMSVFDVHVNRAPVSGKVASVLYNPGKFLVASVDKASLENEQNGVALETAEGHRVTYVQIAGLIARRIVCYLSQGDIVMKGQRVGMIRFGSRVDVLLPASAVLRVKAGDRVRAGESIVGVIP; translated from the coding sequence TTGATCGCCCCGGAAGGCATACCTTTCGTTCTGGGCGCGGCGGGTGTTACTGCGGCGCTGTTTTTCGTGTGGCCGAAGAGCGTTCCGCTTGCGGCGGTCGCGCTGGTACTGACCGCCTTCATGGCGTGGTTCTTCCGGGATCCGGAACGGGTCCCTCCGCCCGAGCCGGGCGCTGTAATATCCCCGGCGGACGGGAAGATCGTCTTCTGCGGGGATTTTCCGCCGGGCCGATATTCCGCGGAACCGGTGAAGATGGTGAGCGTGTTCATGTCGGTGTTCGACGTCCATGTCAACCGCGCGCCGGTCTCGGGAAAAGTGGCGTCGGTGCTGTATAACCCGGGGAAATTCCTCGTGGCGAGCGTGGACAAGGCGTCGCTGGAAAACGAGCAGAACGGCGTGGCCCTGGAAACCGCGGAGGGCCACCGTGTCACGTACGTGCAGATCGCCGGGTTGATAGCCAGGCGAATCGTGTGTTACCTGTCGCAAGGAGATATAGTAATGAAGGGTCAGCGCGTGGGGATGATCAGGTTCGGTTCGCGCGTGGACGTTCTGCTGCCCGCCTCCGCGGTCCTGCGAGTCAAGGCGGGGGACCGGGTCCGGGCGGGAGAAAGCATCGTGGGGGTGATTCCATGA
- the ilvD gene encoding dihydroxy-acid dehydratase, giving the protein MRSDRTKKGLERMPHRALYCASGVPQAAMGKPFIGVATSFTDLVPGHVGMRSLERVVENGVHAAGGYPFLFGVPAVCDGIAMGHRGMHYSLPLRELIADMVESVAEAHALDGLVLLTNCDKITPGMLMAAARLDIPCIVLTAGPMLSGRLGDRRLSLVSDTFEAVGRFQRGEIDAATLRRLEAEACPGEGSCQGLYTANTMACLTETLGMSLPGCATALAGMSKKRHIGYATGQRIVELVRKGINPRRILTRASFENAVRVDMALGGSSNSVLHLLAIAHEANVELPLDDFDRLSRETPQLTTVTPAGPHMMEDVEFSGGIPAVLNRLLPMLKKNPTVSGEDITSIARRGKVLNDGIIRRLEAPVRQEGGIAILRGNLAPGGAVVKQSGVDPSMFRFRGKAKAFDSEDAAMAAIMAGKIRPGMVVVIRYEGPKGGPGMREMLSPTSAIMGMGLGTKVALITDGRFSGGTHGPCIGHISPEAMECGPIGLVRDGDEIVLDIPKRKLTLDVPASELARRRKAWKAPAPKILAGYLSRYAKLVRSAGTGAVIS; this is encoded by the coding sequence ATGCGAAGCGACCGAACGAAAAAGGGATTGGAGCGGATGCCGCACCGCGCGCTCTACTGCGCATCGGGGGTGCCGCAGGCCGCGATGGGGAAACCGTTCATCGGCGTGGCGACTTCGTTCACCGACCTCGTGCCGGGCCACGTGGGGATGCGCAGCCTGGAGCGTGTCGTGGAAAACGGCGTCCACGCCGCCGGGGGGTACCCTTTCCTGTTCGGCGTTCCGGCGGTGTGCGACGGGATCGCCATGGGGCACAGGGGCATGCACTATTCCCTGCCTCTTCGCGAATTGATCGCGGACATGGTCGAGTCGGTCGCCGAGGCCCACGCGCTCGACGGCCTGGTGCTGCTGACCAACTGCGACAAGATCACACCGGGAATGCTGATGGCCGCCGCGCGGCTCGACATCCCCTGCATCGTGCTGACCGCGGGCCCGATGCTTTCCGGGCGGTTGGGGGACCGGCGCCTGTCTCTCGTGAGCGACACCTTCGAGGCTGTGGGGCGCTTCCAGCGCGGCGAGATCGACGCTGCAACGCTGCGCCGCCTCGAGGCGGAGGCGTGCCCCGGCGAAGGCTCCTGCCAGGGGCTCTACACCGCGAACACCATGGCCTGCCTTACGGAAACGCTCGGGATGTCCCTTCCCGGCTGCGCGACGGCGCTCGCCGGGATGTCCAAGAAGCGCCACATCGGCTACGCGACGGGTCAGAGGATCGTGGAACTCGTCCGCAAGGGGATCAACCCCCGGCGGATCCTGACCCGCGCCTCTTTCGAGAACGCAGTCCGGGTGGACATGGCGTTGGGAGGCTCATCCAACTCCGTACTCCACCTTCTGGCGATCGCGCACGAGGCGAATGTGGAGCTTCCGCTCGATGATTTCGACCGGCTGTCGAGGGAGACCCCCCAGCTCACGACGGTCACGCCCGCGGGGCCGCACATGATGGAGGACGTGGAATTCTCCGGCGGGATCCCGGCGGTGCTGAACCGGCTCCTGCCGATGCTTAAGAAAAACCCGACGGTGTCGGGGGAGGACATCACCTCGATCGCACGGCGCGGAAAGGTGCTGAACGACGGAATCATCCGGCGGCTCGAAGCACCGGTTAGGCAAGAGGGCGGGATCGCCATCCTGAGAGGGAACCTCGCCCCCGGCGGCGCGGTCGTCAAGCAGTCCGGGGTCGATCCCTCGATGTTCAGGTTCCGCGGGAAGGCGAAGGCGTTCGACTCGGAAGATGCCGCAATGGCCGCGATCATGGCCGGCAAGATCCGGCCGGGCATGGTCGTCGTCATACGGTACGAAGGCCCGAAAGGCGGGCCGGGGATGCGCGAGATGCTCTCGCCGACTTCCGCGATCATGGGAATGGGGCTCGGGACGAAGGTGGCGCTCATCACCGACGGGCGCTTCTCCGGCGGGACGCACGGGCCGTGCATAGGCCATATATCCCCCGAGGCGATGGAGTGCGGTCCGATCGGGCTCGTCCGGGACGGGGACGAAATCGTCCTGGACATACCGAAGAGAAAACTGACGCTCGATGTTCCTGCATCGGAGCTGGCCCGCCGCCGGAAGGCGTGGAAGGCGCCGGCGCCAAAGATCCTGGCGGGATACCTGTCTCGTTACGCGAAGCTGGTGCGCTCTGCCGGCACCGGCGCGGTCATATCATAA
- the leuB gene encoding 3-isopropylmalate dehydrogenase, with product MPNICVFPGDGIGPEVVREALSVLATIEEISGRRRFETEEELLGGASYDVHKVPMTDKAMSLAKSADAVLLGAVGGPKWDTLPFEVRPERALLGLRKNLGLFANLRPAKVYTPLLDASPLRRELVEGIDIMVVRELTGGIYFGEPRGVRIVNGVETGINTEIYTRPEIERVARVAFELARKRNRKVMSVDKSNVLEATELWRRIVTEVHGREYGDVELSHMLVDNCAMQLIRWPKQFDVIVTTNLFGDILTDEASMITGSIGMLPSASIGGDVGMYEPIHGSAPDIAGRGVANPLATILSIAMMLKYSFDLPGESLLIEDAVERVLADGYRTGDIFREGPGVRRVGTKEMGGKVREEIRKRS from the coding sequence ATGCCCAATATCTGCGTGTTTCCCGGCGACGGGATAGGCCCCGAGGTCGTGCGTGAAGCGCTTTCGGTCCTGGCGACGATAGAGGAGATATCGGGCCGCCGCCGGTTCGAAACGGAAGAGGAGCTGTTGGGCGGGGCCTCTTACGACGTCCACAAGGTCCCGATGACCGATAAGGCGATGTCGCTGGCGAAGTCGGCGGACGCGGTGCTGCTCGGAGCCGTCGGAGGCCCGAAGTGGGACACGCTGCCGTTCGAGGTGCGGCCCGAGAGGGCGCTTCTGGGCTTGAGGAAAAACCTGGGGCTTTTCGCGAATCTCCGCCCGGCGAAGGTTTACACCCCGTTGCTGGACGCGTCACCCCTCCGCCGGGAGCTCGTGGAGGGGATCGACATCATGGTCGTGCGGGAGCTGACGGGAGGAATCTACTTCGGCGAGCCGCGCGGCGTCCGGATAGTGAACGGCGTCGAGACGGGAATCAATACGGAGATATACACCCGGCCGGAGATCGAGCGGGTCGCCCGCGTCGCCTTCGAACTGGCGAGAAAACGGAACCGCAAGGTGATGTCGGTCGACAAGTCCAACGTGCTGGAGGCCACGGAGCTGTGGCGCAGGATCGTGACCGAGGTTCACGGCCGCGAATACGGCGACGTGGAGCTTTCCCACATGCTGGTGGACAACTGCGCTATGCAGCTTATCCGCTGGCCGAAGCAATTCGACGTCATCGTCACGACGAACCTCTTCGGCGACATCCTGACCGACGAGGCGTCGATGATCACCGGCTCCATCGGCATGCTTCCGTCGGCCTCGATAGGCGGGGACGTGGGGATGTACGAGCCGATCCACGGAAGCGCACCGGACATCGCGGGGAGGGGCGTGGCAAACCCCCTGGCGACGATACTTTCGATCGCGATGATGCTAAAGTATTCCTTCGATCTTCCCGGTGAGTCCCTTCTTATCGAGGATGCGGTGGAGCGGGTCCTCGCCGACGGATACCGCACCGGGGACATTTTCCGCGAGGGGCCGGGCGTGCGCCGCGTGGGGACGAAAGAAATGGGCGGGAAGGTTCGCGAGGAAATACGGAAACGGTCCTGA
- the pssA gene encoding CDP-diacylglycerol--serine O-phosphatidyltransferase produces MRKRIRREQGIGKGIYVLPNLITSGSLFAGFYSIASTYNGQFEKAAMAIIAGVVLDGLDGRVARMTRTTTKFGVEYDSLADLVSFGVAPAFLVYGWALSQFGRWGWLAAFLYLICGALRLARFNVQVNTVEKGKFNGLPIPAAATFVSSIILLFYYLDGSGSLKHLALLLAIYILAFLMVSTVKYNSFKDLEAFRRRPFNTLVVFIFLALLLAAEPQVMIFIFTAGYVISGPIGELFAFVRRRRGKLPESEKRADGHDAYRENPR; encoded by the coding sequence ATGAGGAAAAGGATCCGCAGGGAGCAGGGGATCGGCAAGGGGATCTACGTTCTTCCCAACCTGATCACGTCGGGGTCCCTCTTCGCGGGCTTCTACTCGATCGCGTCCACCTACAACGGCCAGTTCGAGAAGGCGGCCATGGCGATCATCGCGGGGGTGGTGCTCGACGGGCTGGACGGCCGGGTGGCGCGGATGACCCGCACCACCACGAAGTTCGGCGTGGAGTACGACTCGCTGGCGGACCTCGTTTCGTTCGGCGTGGCGCCCGCGTTCCTTGTCTACGGATGGGCGCTGTCGCAGTTCGGCCGGTGGGGGTGGCTCGCGGCGTTCCTTTACCTCATCTGCGGCGCGCTCCGGCTGGCGCGGTTCAACGTCCAGGTGAATACCGTCGAGAAGGGGAAGTTCAACGGGCTGCCGATTCCGGCGGCCGCCACTTTCGTCTCGTCGATCATACTTCTTTTCTACTATCTCGACGGATCGGGGAGCCTCAAGCACCTCGCGCTGCTGCTTGCCATATACATACTTGCCTTCCTGATGGTGAGCACGGTCAAGTACAACAGCTTCAAGGACCTCGAGGCGTTCAGGCGGCGGCCGTTCAACACGCTCGTGGTCTTCATATTCCTTGCGCTCCTGCTGGCGGCGGAGCCTCAGGTGATGATATTCATCTTCACGGCGGGATACGTCATATCGGGGCCGATCGGCGAGCTGTTCGCCTTCGTCCGGCGCCGGCGGGGGAAATTACCGGAAAGCGAGAAACGCGCGGATGGGCATGACGCTTACAGAGAAAATCCTCGCTAA
- the leuD gene encoding 3-isopropylmalate dehydratase small subunit, which produces MILKGRAWKYGDDVDTDVIIPARYLNTSDPAELAKHCMEDIDPEYASKVSPGDFIVAGKNFGCGSSREHAPISIKASGASAVIARSFARIFYRNSFNMGLPIFEAPQAVDEIGKGDILSVDMEKGILRNETNKKEYRIVPVPPFMQELVAAGGLLNYVSARRKGK; this is translated from the coding sequence GTGATCCTGAAAGGGCGTGCATGGAAGTACGGCGACGACGTCGACACCGACGTCATCATCCCCGCGCGGTACCTCAACACGAGCGACCCGGCGGAGCTGGCTAAGCACTGCATGGAGGACATCGACCCGGAGTACGCGTCGAAGGTTTCCCCCGGCGACTTCATCGTGGCCGGAAAGAACTTCGGCTGCGGCTCGTCGCGGGAGCATGCTCCGATCTCCATAAAGGCGTCCGGGGCAAGCGCGGTTATCGCCAGGTCCTTCGCCCGGATCTTCTACCGAAACTCCTTCAACATGGGGCTGCCGATCTTCGAGGCCCCGCAGGCGGTCGACGAGATCGGGAAGGGCGACATCCTTTCCGTGGACATGGAGAAGGGCATCCTGCGAAACGAGACGAACAAGAAGGAGTACCGGATAGTTCCCGTCCCCCCGTTCATGCAGGAACTGGTAGCCGCGGGTGGGCTGCTCAATTACGTGTCGGCCCGCCGAAAGGGGAAGTAA